Proteins from a single region of Phycisphaeraceae bacterium D3-23:
- a CDS encoding sigma-70 family RNA polymerase sigma factor, translated as MPPMVPTDTDDARLDAVVRVYRGPLERYATHLLGGDHARGQDAVQDTFQRLLQQPQATRDTLMHDFTPANTTRLTRPDRTAETSGGGGRLKAWLFTVCRNRALDIRRKERRMTPLTAPLADAQTERAPGPAEQAQQHDAHAAVLRHMAGLPDNQQEVLRLRFHGELTYSQIAEVTGLTTGNVGYLLHHALKTLRQQLV; from the coding sequence ATGCCCCCGATGGTGCCGACCGACACGGACGACGCTCGCCTCGACGCTGTGGTGCGCGTGTACCGCGGCCCGCTCGAACGCTACGCCACGCATTTGCTGGGCGGGGACCACGCCCGGGGGCAGGACGCCGTGCAAGACACGTTTCAACGCCTGCTGCAGCAGCCCCAAGCGACCCGCGACACCCTGATGCACGACTTCACCCCCGCCAACACGACCCGCCTGACCCGGCCCGACCGCACGGCAGAAACTTCCGGGGGAGGGGGTCGGTTGAAGGCGTGGCTGTTTACGGTTTGCCGAAACCGGGCCCTCGACATCCGACGCAAGGAGCGACGCATGACCCCACTGACCGCCCCCCTCGCCGACGCCCAGACCGAACGTGCGCCCGGCCCCGCCGAGCAGGCGCAGCAGCACGACGCCCACGCGGCGGTGCTGCGGCACATGGCCGGGCTCCCCGACAACCAGCAGGAGGTGCTGCGGCTGCGGTTTCACGGCGAGCTCACCTACAGCCAGATCGCCGAGGTCACCGGGCTCACGACCGGCAACGTCGGCTACCTCCTGCACCACGCGCTCAAGACCCTGCGCCAGCAGCTTGTGTAG
- a CDS encoding von Willebrand factor type A domain-containing protein, whose translation MTTDPTPNPFDDQDLTAFALGELDPASDAHQAIAAALAQDPAIRAEIDAIKASGDTVRAALAHEPLAAAPQGGTGVPPVEAGTRHGRDGRATVATGSHGKHARTPLFARPALLAAGFALAAGAAVAVVSMMQTSQPTTPHHAGHVVPQGVSAIRTALDTPVTRSFRGESIEQVFAAVEDATHAEIEVDWDALEARGLTKETTLTYDAEAIPARDLLTLTLGAAWEQVPHPDPVVWSVTAEQVRIEARSAAVQRSLDQAQQVLAQVNATHARMSPDQLALAGSGAWQQPGEWTQAYWAFTTESRAVNEMQQAMQSQQDDFERPDGEPPASVVDHLSAGELSPGQVGGVAGSIATLQPAAPARSSRGGRLSAGQQMQQQQAQTRSRGRGVQAPAQHFYAETATAHDRSLGDVRRMSSTLSRPMDPSAGYTTLGLAAGDQGVVSVNGRVMIDESLGRSLDGVVALQEMEFEDKAELGEAPAQQQGQQDPRGEQLERLRDAQDRLAELGRFGEPYTPRDNYALVHDNPFRTGINDPLSTFSVDVDTAAYSIVRRQLMQQHVAPIPEAVRIEELINYFGYDYAAPKVEPELLDNGVVTQASLERLAGDDDTFAPFATHIEVTDCPWADGHRLVRIGIKGMEVEQEDRPAAHLTFLLDVSGSMNSANKLPLVKESLKMLLTQLNAADHVSIVVYAGAAGLVLEHASAADIPTIEAAFDKLSAGGSTAGGAGIELAYDIAQRHYVDGGVNRVILCTDGDFNVGISDRGALVDLIKEKANPQAGDDGQTRGVYLSVMGFGFGNLNDNMMEPLTNAGNGNYAYIDTADEAHKVMVEQVGGTLVTIAKDVKIQVEFNPSQVLAYRLIGYENRILAAEDFANDTVDAGDIGAGHTVTALYEVVPFPDDGLGDEESLRMVKEQIEALDEALAFSASVLENTPLTAEQYDKLVGSVRMMQQQREVVAAMETRAKRRPLEALTNGIDMRYRDGREFVDGLDELDELLVVNLRYKPVDAPAEQGTSRLIQTPVGMQSVPFNDASEDTRFAAAVAGFGMVLRHSPHRGEADMQWVLDTVNGAMGSDAHGYRAGFVSLVERAAELVPEDAEKEENAIAPREMRQPMGARE comes from the coding sequence ATGACCACCGACCCCACCCCCAACCCCTTCGACGACCAAGACCTCACCGCCTTCGCGCTGGGCGAACTCGACCCGGCGAGCGATGCGCATCAGGCGATCGCGGCCGCGCTGGCCCAGGACCCCGCGATCCGCGCGGAGATCGACGCGATCAAGGCGAGCGGCGACACCGTGCGCGCGGCGCTGGCGCATGAACCGCTCGCGGCCGCGCCGCAGGGTGGGACGGGCGTCCCGCCCGTCGAGGCCGGTACGCGTCACGGACGAGACGGCCGCGCCACTGTTGCAACTGGATCCCATGGCAAACATGCTCGCACGCCGCTGTTCGCCCGTCCCGCGCTGCTCGCCGCAGGATTCGCGCTCGCGGCGGGTGCCGCGGTGGCGGTGGTCTCGATGATGCAGACGAGTCAGCCGACGACGCCGCATCATGCCGGCCACGTTGTGCCGCAGGGCGTGAGCGCGATCCGCACGGCCCTCGACACGCCCGTCACGCGTTCGTTCCGGGGCGAGTCGATCGAGCAGGTCTTCGCGGCGGTGGAAGACGCGACGCATGCCGAGATCGAGGTCGACTGGGACGCGCTCGAAGCGCGCGGGCTGACGAAAGAAACCACGCTGACCTATGACGCGGAAGCGATCCCCGCGCGGGATTTGTTGACGCTGACGCTGGGCGCGGCGTGGGAGCAGGTGCCCCACCCCGACCCGGTGGTGTGGTCGGTCACGGCCGAGCAGGTGCGGATCGAGGCGCGCTCGGCCGCGGTGCAGCGGTCGCTTGATCAGGCGCAGCAGGTGCTGGCGCAGGTGAACGCGACGCACGCGCGGATGTCGCCCGACCAGCTCGCGCTGGCGGGCAGCGGCGCGTGGCAGCAGCCGGGCGAATGGACGCAGGCGTACTGGGCGTTTACGACGGAGTCGCGCGCGGTGAACGAAATGCAGCAGGCGATGCAGTCACAGCAGGATGATTTTGAACGGCCCGATGGGGAACCTCCTGCTTCTGTGGTCGATCATCTCTCGGCGGGTGAATTGTCCCCTGGCCAGGTCGGCGGCGTCGCGGGCTCGATCGCCACCCTCCAGCCGGCGGCCCCCGCCCGCTCCAGCCGGGGCGGGCGCCTTTCGGCGGGCCAGCAGATGCAGCAGCAGCAGGCCCAGACGCGCAGCCGAGGACGCGGCGTGCAGGCCCCGGCCCAGCATTTCTACGCCGAGACAGCCACCGCCCACGACCGCTCGCTCGGGGATGTCCGGCGCATGTCGAGTACCTTGAGCCGCCCGATGGACCCGAGCGCGGGCTACACCACCCTCGGCCTGGCTGCGGGTGATCAAGGTGTTGTCAGCGTCAACGGGCGGGTGATGATCGATGAGTCGCTGGGCCGATCTCTCGACGGGGTTGTTGCCTTGCAGGAGATGGAATTCGAGGACAAGGCCGAGCTCGGCGAAGCGCCTGCCCAGCAGCAAGGCCAACAAGACCCGCGGGGTGAACAGCTCGAACGGCTGCGTGATGCGCAGGATCGACTGGCCGAGCTCGGACGTTTTGGTGAGCCCTACACCCCTCGCGACAACTACGCGCTGGTCCACGACAACCCGTTCCGCACGGGCATAAACGACCCACTCTCGACGTTCTCTGTCGATGTCGATACCGCCGCGTACTCGATCGTGCGCCGCCAGCTCATGCAGCAGCACGTCGCCCCGATCCCCGAGGCGGTGCGCATCGAAGAGCTCATCAACTACTTCGGCTACGACTACGCCGCGCCCAAGGTCGAGCCCGAGCTGCTCGACAACGGCGTGGTGACGCAGGCCTCGCTCGAACGCCTCGCGGGAGATGACGACACCTTCGCGCCGTTCGCGACGCACATCGAAGTGACCGACTGCCCCTGGGCGGATGGGCATCGGCTCGTGCGCATCGGCATCAAGGGCATGGAGGTCGAGCAGGAAGACCGCCCGGCCGCGCACCTCACGTTCCTGCTCGACGTCTCGGGCTCGATGAACAGCGCCAACAAGCTGCCGCTGGTCAAGGAGTCGCTCAAGATGCTGCTCACCCAGCTCAACGCCGCCGACCACGTCAGCATCGTCGTCTACGCCGGCGCGGCCGGGCTCGTGCTCGAACACGCCTCGGCCGCGGACATCCCGACCATCGAGGCCGCGTTCGACAAGCTCAGTGCCGGCGGCTCGACCGCGGGCGGCGCGGGGATCGAACTCGCCTACGACATCGCCCAGCGGCACTACGTCGACGGCGGCGTCAACCGCGTCATCCTCTGCACCGACGGCGACTTCAACGTCGGCATCTCCGACCGCGGCGCACTGGTTGACCTCATCAAAGAAAAAGCCAACCCCCAAGCGGGCGACGACGGCCAAACGCGCGGCGTCTACCTCAGTGTCATGGGCTTTGGCTTTGGCAACCTCAACGACAACATGATGGAGCCGCTCACCAACGCGGGCAACGGCAACTACGCCTACATCGATACCGCCGACGAGGCGCACAAGGTCATGGTCGAGCAGGTCGGCGGGACGCTCGTGACGATCGCCAAGGACGTGAAGATCCAGGTCGAGTTCAACCCGTCGCAGGTGCTCGCCTACCGTTTGATCGGCTACGAAAACCGCATCCTCGCGGCCGAGGACTTTGCGAACGACACGGTCGACGCGGGCGACATCGGCGCGGGTCACACCGTGACCGCGCTCTACGAGGTCGTGCCCTTCCCCGACGACGGGCTGGGGGATGAGGAGTCGCTGCGCATGGTCAAAGAGCAGATCGAGGCGCTCGACGAGGCCTTGGCCTTCAGCGCATCGGTCCTGGAGAACACGCCGCTGACGGCGGAGCAGTACGACAAGCTGGTCGGCTCGGTCCGCATGATGCAGCAGCAGCGCGAAGTCGTGGCGGCGATGGAGACCCGGGCCAAGCGACGCCCACTAGAAGCGCTGACGAACGGCATCGACATGCGGTACCGCGACGGGCGTGAATTTGTGGATGGGCTCGATGAACTCGATGAGCTGCTGGTAGTGAACCTCCGCTACAAGCCCGTGGATGCCCCGGCCGAGCAGGGCACGAGTCGGCTGATCCAGACGCCGGTGGGTATGCAAAGTGTGCCGTTCAACGACGCGAGCGAGGACACGCGCTTCGCCGCAGCCGTCGCGGGCTTCGGGATGGTGCTGCGTCACTCGCCCCACCGCGGCGAGGCCGACATGCAGTGGGTGCTCGATACCGTCAACGGGGCGATGGGCAGCGACGCCCACGGCTACCGCGCGGGGTTCGTCTCCCTCGTCGAGCGCGCGGCCGAGCTGGTTCCCGAAGATGCCGAGAAAGAAGAGAATGCGATCGCCCCGCGCGAGATGCGCCAGCCAATGGGGGCAAGGGAGTAG
- a CDS encoding PPC domain-containing protein: MITTTQLFKAGACFAVALAAATANAETIEGELTDDDAVDDTFGGYADTYEIDVEEGQLLVIELGSDDFDTYLILTAPDGTTYRNDDDNSTPGFNTDSRLVAYAHEGGAWTITATSFGEEGVGDYTLDHTTAAVETLLTEEGELTEDDDRSVKRGEFYDAYVFEAEAGQTLLIALDSEDFDAYLTVYLPDGTILTNDDAVDFNAQVIATVGEAGEVTIIATSNGSGEVGAYELNVRGSE, translated from the coding sequence ATGATCACGACCACCCAACTGTTCAAGGCCGGCGCCTGCTTCGCCGTCGCGCTGGCCGCCGCAACAGCAAACGCCGAGACGATCGAGGGCGAGCTCACCGACGACGACGCGGTGGACGACACGTTCGGGGGCTACGCCGACACCTACGAGATCGATGTGGAAGAGGGCCAGCTCCTGGTCATCGAGCTGGGCTCCGACGACTTCGACACCTACCTCATCCTCACCGCGCCCGACGGCACGACCTACCGCAACGACGACGACAACAGCACGCCCGGCTTCAACACCGACTCCCGCCTCGTCGCCTACGCCCATGAAGGCGGGGCGTGGACGATCACCGCGACCAGCTTCGGCGAAGAGGGCGTCGGCGACTACACGCTGGACCACACGACCGCCGCGGTCGAGACGCTGCTCACCGAAGAGGGCGAGCTGACCGAAGACGACGACCGCTCGGTCAAGCGCGGCGAGTTCTACGACGCGTACGTCTTCGAAGCCGAGGCGGGGCAGACCCTGCTGATCGCGCTGGACTCCGAAGACTTCGACGCCTACCTCACGGTGTACCTGCCCGACGGCACGATCCTCACCAACGACGACGCCGTCGACTTCAATGCTCAGGTCATCGCCACGGTCGGTGAAGCCGGTGAAGTCACGATCATCGCGACGTCGAATGGCTCGGGCGAGGTCGGGGCTTACGAGCTCAACGTGCGCGGTTCGGAGTAG
- a CDS encoding von Willebrand factor type A domain-containing protein, giving the protein MLENTERPTSDIEGLAEDPDRIAELAALFAHDLEQRLVEVREREAQREAIEQWNEQFANVHDNPFHTTGEAPLSTFSVDVDTASYTIARRTLVQSHGLPGPDTIRIEEFINYFQYDYAAPNVPIGRLDDGVLTSAALARLEAEDESFTPFATHVEVTDCPWADGHRLVRIGIKGMEVTFEDRPAAHLTFLLDVSGSMNNADKLGLIKDAMVMLLDQLRDDDRVSIVVYAGATGSVIEGVSAADYEHIRDAIDGLQSSGGTNGAAGIELAYELAERYYVPGGVNRVVLCTDGDFNVGISDTDALVELIQQKANPDPPIGGGPAPAVYLSAFGVGTGNLNDAMMEKLTNAGNGNYGYLDGLDEAARALSDQVNGTLVTIAKDVKLQVEFNPAQVAAYRLIGYENRILQDEDFNDDTVDAGDIGAGHTVTALYEIVPAAQAAANAESNTQEAGDGNRDVDPLRYQRPSVLTDAAELPELLTVALRFKPVDAAATQGTSRRIAVHVPAGRVAFDAASEDTRFAAAVAALGMTLRGSPHRGTADLAWVVATADAAREHDPHGHRAEFISVAEQARRIMEPGAAGE; this is encoded by the coding sequence TTGCTCGAAAACACCGAGCGCCCGACCAGCGATATTGAGGGGCTCGCCGAGGACCCGGACCGGATCGCCGAGCTCGCCGCGCTGTTTGCGCACGACCTCGAGCAGCGGCTCGTCGAAGTCCGCGAGCGCGAGGCCCAGCGCGAAGCCATCGAACAGTGGAACGAGCAATTCGCGAACGTCCACGACAACCCGTTCCACACCACCGGCGAAGCCCCGCTCTCGACGTTCTCGGTCGATGTCGATACCGCGTCGTACACGATCGCCCGGCGGACGCTGGTGCAATCACACGGGCTGCCCGGGCCCGACACGATCCGCATCGAGGAGTTCATCAACTACTTCCAGTACGACTACGCCGCCCCGAACGTGCCGATCGGCCGGCTCGACGACGGCGTGCTCACCTCCGCCGCGCTGGCTCGCCTCGAAGCCGAGGACGAATCATTTACGCCCTTTGCGACGCACGTCGAAGTGACCGACTGCCCCTGGGCGGATGGGCACCGGCTTGTGCGCATCGGCATCAAGGGGATGGAGGTCACGTTCGAGGATCGGCCGGCGGCGCACCTGACGTTCCTGCTCGACGTGTCGGGCTCGATGAACAACGCCGACAAGCTCGGCCTGATCAAGGACGCGATGGTGATGCTGCTCGACCAGCTCCGCGACGACGACCGCGTGAGCATCGTCGTGTACGCCGGCGCGACCGGCAGCGTGATCGAGGGCGTCTCTGCGGCCGACTACGAACACATCCGCGACGCGATCGATGGGCTGCAGTCCAGCGGCGGGACCAACGGCGCGGCGGGGATCGAGCTCGCCTACGAGCTGGCCGAGCGCTACTACGTGCCCGGCGGGGTCAACCGCGTCGTCCTCTGCACGGATGGCGACTTCAACGTCGGCATCTCCGACACCGACGCCCTGGTCGAACTCATCCAGCAGAAGGCCAACCCCGACCCGCCGATCGGCGGCGGCCCCGCGCCTGCCGTGTACCTCAGCGCCTTCGGCGTGGGCACGGGCAACCTCAACGACGCGATGATGGAGAAGCTCACCAACGCGGGCAACGGCAACTACGGCTACCTCGACGGGCTCGACGAGGCCGCCCGTGCGCTGAGCGACCAGGTCAACGGCACGCTCGTCACCATCGCCAAGGACGTCAAGCTCCAGGTCGAGTTCAACCCCGCACAGGTCGCGGCCTACCGCCTGATCGGCTACGAGAACCGCATCCTGCAAGATGAAGACTTCAACGACGACACGGTCGATGCGGGCGACATCGGCGCGGGCCACACCGTCACCGCGCTGTACGAGATCGTCCCGGCGGCCCAGGCGGCGGCGAACGCAGAGAGCAACACGCAAGAGGCGGGCGACGGCAACCGCGATGTCGATCCCTTGCGTTACCAGCGGCCGAGCGTGCTGACCGATGCGGCCGAGCTGCCCGAGCTGCTGACGGTCGCGCTGCGTTTCAAGCCGGTCGATGCGGCGGCGACGCAGGGGACCAGTCGGCGGATCGCGGTGCATGTCCCGGCCGGGCGTGTGGCGTTCGATGCCGCGAGCGAGGACACCCGTTTCGCCGCGGCCGTCGCGGCGCTGGGGATGACGCTGCGGGGCTCGCCCCACCGCGGCACGGCCGACCTGGCGTGGGTTGTCGCCACCGCCGACGCGGCCCGCGAGCACGACCCGCACGGCCACCGCGCAGAATTCATCAGCGTCGCCGAGCAGGCCCGCAGGATCATGGAGCCCGGCGCGGCCGGGGAGTAA
- a CDS encoding sigma-70 family RNA polymerase sigma factor, whose translation MPEPDSPADHTQRLTAAVHRYHRPLVGYARHLVGDTERARDIAQDTLLKMCLQPADVFARDLEPRLAAWLFTVCRNRAIDVLRKEQRMQSTEPAAMDRHAAPERPALSGGAGVPGAGGGASGGPSQHVEQRDSIDTLMGLVDTLPERQREVVQLRFHGQLAYRQIADVTGHSVSHVGVLLHEALKTLRREMTRLTA comes from the coding sequence ATGCCTGAACCCGACTCACCCGCCGACCACACCCAGCGCCTCACCGCCGCGGTCCACCGCTACCACCGGCCGCTGGTGGGCTACGCCCGGCACCTGGTGGGCGACACCGAACGCGCACGAGACATCGCGCAGGACACCCTGCTCAAGATGTGCCTCCAGCCCGCGGATGTGTTCGCCCGCGACCTCGAGCCCCGGCTGGCGGCCTGGCTCTTCACCGTCTGCCGGAACCGCGCGATCGACGTCCTGCGCAAGGAGCAACGCATGCAATCCACCGAACCCGCCGCGATGGACCGACACGCCGCGCCTGAGCGCCCGGCCCTTTCCGGGGGAGCCGGCGTTCCGGGGGCCGGGGGCGGCGCTTCCGGCGGGCCCAGCCAGCATGTCGAGCAGCGCGACAGCATCGACACCCTCATGGGGCTCGTCGACACGCTCCCCGAACGCCAGCGCGAAGTGGTCCAGCTCCGGTTCCACGGCCAACTCGCCTACCGACAGATCGCCGATGTCACCGGGCACAGCGTCAGCCACGTCGGCGTCCTGCTCCATGAAGCCCTCAAGACCCTGCGTCGCGAGATGACCCGGCTCACCGCCTGA